A single window of Brevundimonas vitisensis DNA harbors:
- a CDS encoding TonB-dependent receptor, producing MTMMNRKRVFWATTALVTGLLVAGAASAQSTGTVASEATDVDELVVTGVRGPREVGGAVAQTVDKTRSTITQELIARQNPGQTILQSLNLVPGLNFTNSDPYGNSGGNLRLRGFDGNRVGLAFDGVPLNDTGNYATYSNQQLDPELIERASVNQGTTDNDSPTAAAIGGIINYISSIPYEEAGVSTTASIGEFNYHRVFLRADTGAFGPWGTTAYATISNTRYDKFKGPGELEKSQFNARLYQNLGDGNFASISAHWNRNRNDFYNNFVNLAQFNAGGYLENDIACFRPAGVNGSVQNESTGSVRILSDGSSATGSCTNYHGLRINPSDTGNIRGNFSYGLTDSFRITIDPSFQYVMANGGGFTLVQERDDRLDRNSANNSTACLAGNNLNGGVDLNGDGDSCDNVGLYTPSNTNTRRYGVLASAIWDVTDNHRLTFSYTNDYGRHRQTGEATRFNQGSEPFEVYGGKEGWGDETRRVFGTDGSFYRSRDRFSEAILNQFSIDYRGRFFNDALTILVGARAPFFARNLNQFCYTQNGTSTVLCTTQPVATTLANGNVQFAGNTNQYVAPYSQRFEYDDILPSFQVGYDFGESSVYASYSEQIAVPRTDNLYTAFRNPTATTLQPIAFNDVEPEFTKNYEVGYRYTTSSVVASAAIFQNDYSNRVVSTLDNDPTSETFNTTIDRNIGEVSSYGAEGSIGWSVTDAISLYASATYLNAELQEDQIVGSFTCPAGGVTTPGANGFGCTPNQRSPLIIPTAGKKVVETPEWMATVRGDWLVTENLSVGLQAKWVDERFTTDVNDELVPSYTVVDFDARYDLTDVFGVKNAYVQVNVSNLFDEEYPINISSGTNALPIADVNPNAGVNSRSGSPRTFGIGAPRTAVITLGTRF from the coding sequence ATGACCATGATGAACCGCAAACGCGTGTTCTGGGCGACCACCGCCCTCGTGACCGGCCTGCTCGTAGCCGGTGCTGCTTCCGCCCAATCGACCGGCACCGTCGCGTCTGAAGCGACCGACGTCGATGAACTGGTCGTCACCGGCGTCCGTGGCCCGCGCGAAGTCGGCGGCGCCGTCGCTCAGACGGTCGACAAGACCCGCTCGACCATCACGCAAGAGCTGATCGCCCGTCAGAACCCCGGCCAGACCATCCTGCAGTCGCTGAACCTGGTCCCCGGCCTGAACTTCACCAACTCGGACCCGTACGGCAACTCGGGCGGTAACCTGCGTCTGCGTGGCTTCGACGGCAACCGCGTCGGTCTGGCCTTCGACGGCGTGCCGCTGAACGACACCGGCAACTACGCCACCTACAGCAACCAGCAGCTGGACCCGGAACTGATCGAGCGCGCCTCGGTCAACCAGGGCACGACCGACAACGACAGCCCGACGGCTGCGGCCATCGGCGGCATCATCAACTACATCAGCTCCATCCCGTACGAAGAAGCCGGTGTTTCGACCACGGCCTCGATCGGCGAGTTCAACTATCACCGCGTGTTCCTGCGGGCCGACACGGGTGCCTTCGGCCCCTGGGGCACGACGGCCTATGCGACGATTTCGAACACCCGCTACGACAAGTTCAAGGGCCCGGGCGAACTGGAAAAGAGCCAGTTCAACGCTCGCCTGTACCAGAACCTGGGTGACGGCAACTTCGCCTCCATCTCGGCGCACTGGAACCGCAACCGCAACGATTTCTACAACAACTTCGTGAACCTGGCCCAGTTCAACGCTGGCGGCTATCTCGAGAATGACATCGCCTGCTTCCGTCCTGCCGGCGTCAACGGCTCGGTGCAGAACGAAAGCACCGGTTCGGTCCGCATCCTGTCGGACGGCAGCTCGGCCACCGGCAGCTGCACCAACTATCACGGCCTGCGGATCAATCCGTCGGACACCGGCAACATCCGCGGTAACTTCAGCTATGGCCTGACCGACAGCTTCCGCATCACGATCGACCCCTCGTTCCAGTATGTGATGGCCAACGGCGGCGGCTTCACCCTGGTGCAGGAGCGTGACGACCGTCTGGACCGCAACAGCGCCAACAACTCCACCGCCTGTCTGGCCGGCAACAACCTGAACGGCGGCGTGGACCTGAACGGCGACGGTGACAGCTGCGACAACGTCGGCCTGTACACTCCGTCGAACACCAACACCCGTCGTTACGGCGTGCTGGCCTCGGCGATCTGGGACGTCACCGACAACCACCGCCTGACCTTCTCCTACACCAACGACTATGGACGTCACCGCCAGACGGGCGAGGCCACGCGCTTCAACCAAGGCTCGGAGCCGTTCGAAGTGTACGGCGGCAAGGAAGGCTGGGGCGACGAAACCCGCCGCGTCTTCGGCACCGACGGCTCCTTCTACCGCTCGCGTGACCGTTTCTCGGAAGCGATCCTGAACCAGTTCTCGATCGACTACCGTGGCCGTTTCTTCAACGATGCCCTGACCATCCTGGTCGGTGCCCGTGCGCCCTTCTTCGCGCGGAACCTGAACCAGTTCTGCTACACCCAGAACGGCACCTCGACGGTCCTGTGCACGACTCAGCCCGTCGCCACGACCCTGGCCAACGGCAACGTCCAGTTCGCCGGCAACACCAACCAGTATGTCGCCCCGTACTCGCAGCGCTTCGAGTATGACGACATCCTGCCCAGCTTCCAGGTCGGCTACGACTTCGGCGAAAGCAGCGTCTACGCCAGCTACTCCGAGCAGATCGCCGTGCCGCGGACAGACAACCTCTACACCGCCTTCCGCAACCCCACGGCGACCACGCTCCAGCCGATCGCCTTCAACGACGTCGAGCCCGAGTTCACCAAGAACTACGAAGTCGGCTATCGCTACACGACCTCTTCGGTCGTGGCTTCGGCGGCTATCTTCCAGAACGACTACAGCAACCGCGTGGTCTCGACCCTGGACAATGATCCGACCTCGGAAACCTTCAACACCACCATCGATCGCAACATCGGTGAAGTGTCGTCCTACGGTGCCGAAGGTTCGATCGGCTGGTCGGTGACCGACGCCATCTCGCTGTACGCCTCGGCCACCTATCTGAATGCCGAGCTGCAGGAAGACCAAATCGTCGGTTCGTTCACCTGCCCGGCGGGCGGCGTGACGACCCCGGGTGCCAACGGCTTCGGCTGCACGCCCAACCAGCGTTCGCCCCTGATCATCCCGACGGCCGGCAAGAAGGTCGTCGAGACTCCGGAATGGATGGCCACCGTTCGCGGTGACTGGCTGGTCACCGAGAACCTCTCGGTCGGTCTGCAAGCCAAGTGGGTCGACGAGCGCTTCACCACCGACGTGAACGACGAACTGGTGCCGTCCTACACGGTCGTCGATTTCGACGCCCGCTATGACCTGACGGACGTGTTCGGCGTCAAGAACGCCTATGTGCAGGTGAACGTGTCGAACCTGTTCGACGAGGAATACCCGATCAACATCTCGTCGGGCACCAACGCTCTGCCGATCGCCGATGTGAACCCCAATGCGGGC